Proteins encoded in a region of the Gemmatimonadaceae bacterium genome:
- a CDS encoding S9 family peptidase, whose protein sequence is MPPSTIRAMTLASLISATALLATTLFAQAAGAQGQAPGALTVQRVFSGEFNARGVGQLRWIEGGKAFLTVEPATPGAGREIVRHETATDARTVLVTAAQLTPAGATAPLAFDAFAWSDDNRKLLLFTNTTRVWRYNTRGDYWVLDRTAGTLRKLGGDAAPSTLMFATFSPDGRWVAYVREHDMYAEELATGAITRLTHDGSRTSINGTSDWVYEEELGIRQAFEWSPDSRRLLFWHFDASAVRDFLLINDTDSLYPYTTAIPYPKAGTTNSRVTLGVVAPTGGAVTWMDVAGDTAASYIGQVQWLDSASVLVQHLNRLQNRNDFWVGDASTGRGRVVWTDADSAWVLVQEPRWIAGGKAGPLAIVESERDGWRHLYTVSRTTGATTLLTPGAFDVALAGMDEKAGILYVMASPGDAIHNYLYRVPLKGGPATRVTPADQPGTHRYDISPDGRWALHSVSRFDEPPRTEIIRLPGHEVVRVLEDNAALRARLQALGAPATEFFTVTTTQGLPVDGYVMRPRDFDPAKRYPVLVHIYGEPAGMTAADRWGGNTALFHRLIADQGYLVMSFDTRGTPSPKGRAWRKGIYGAVGATTAAEQAGALRAYAAMHAFVDTSRVAIWGWSGGGTNTLNAMFREPDVFKVGMSVAPVPDQRLYDTIYQERYMGLPQDNVAGYQLGSAINHAEGLKGKLLIVHGSGDDNVHYQGTERLVNRLIQLGKPFDMMAYPNRSHGIYEGAGTTQHIYSLLQRYLTEHLPAGGRAGVGAMN, encoded by the coding sequence ATGCCTCCCTCCACGATCCGCGCCATGACGCTCGCCTCCCTGATCTCCGCGACAGCGCTCTTGGCGACGACGCTCTTTGCGCAGGCCGCAGGGGCCCAGGGGCAAGCGCCGGGCGCCCTCACCGTCCAGCGCGTCTTCTCCGGCGAGTTCAACGCCCGCGGCGTTGGCCAGTTGCGATGGATCGAGGGAGGCAAGGCCTTTCTCACCGTGGAACCGGCGACGCCCGGCGCCGGGCGCGAGATCGTGCGTCATGAGACGGCGACCGATGCCCGCACCGTGCTGGTGACGGCCGCGCAACTCACGCCGGCAGGTGCAACCGCACCCCTTGCCTTCGACGCCTTTGCCTGGTCGGACGACAACCGCAAGCTCCTCCTCTTCACGAACACCACGCGCGTCTGGCGCTACAACACGCGCGGCGACTATTGGGTGCTCGATCGCACGGCGGGGACGCTCAGGAAGCTCGGTGGCGACGCCGCGCCGTCCACGTTGATGTTCGCCACGTTCTCGCCCGACGGCCGCTGGGTGGCTTACGTGCGCGAGCACGACATGTACGCCGAGGAGCTGGCGACGGGGGCAATCACGCGCCTCACGCACGACGGCTCGCGCACCAGCATCAACGGGACGTCGGACTGGGTGTATGAGGAAGAGCTGGGAATTCGCCAGGCGTTCGAGTGGAGCCCGGACTCGAGGCGTCTCCTCTTCTGGCATTTCGACGCCTCGGCGGTGCGCGACTTCCTGCTCATCAACGACACCGATTCGCTCTACCCGTACACGACGGCCATTCCCTATCCCAAGGCGGGGACGACCAACTCGCGCGTCACGTTAGGCGTGGTGGCGCCCACCGGCGGGGCGGTCACGTGGATGGACGTCGCCGGGGACACGGCCGCCAGCTACATCGGTCAGGTGCAATGGCTCGATTCCGCGAGTGTCCTGGTGCAGCACCTCAATCGCCTGCAGAACCGCAACGACTTCTGGGTGGGCGATGCGTCCACCGGGCGCGGGCGCGTGGTGTGGACCGACGCCGACAGCGCGTGGGTGCTGGTGCAGGAGCCACGCTGGATCGCGGGAGGGAAGGCGGGGCCGCTGGCGATCGTGGAGAGCGAGCGTGACGGATGGCGCCACCTCTACACCGTCAGTCGCACCACCGGCGCGACGACGTTGCTCACGCCGGGCGCCTTCGATGTCGCGCTCGCCGGAATGGACGAGAAGGCGGGGATCCTCTACGTGATGGCGTCGCCGGGTGATGCCATCCACAACTATCTGTACCGCGTCCCGCTCAAGGGTGGGCCGGCGACACGCGTGACACCGGCTGACCAGCCAGGGACGCACCGATACGACATCTCCCCCGACGGGCGATGGGCGCTGCACTCGGTGTCGCGCTTCGACGAACCGCCGCGCACGGAGATCATCCGCCTCCCCGGCCACGAGGTGGTCCGCGTTCTCGAGGACAACGCAGCGCTGCGCGCCAGGTTGCAGGCGTTAGGCGCTCCGGCGACCGAGTTCTTCACCGTGACCACGACGCAGGGGCTCCCGGTGGACGGGTACGTGATGCGTCCGCGCGACTTCGACCCGGCAAAGCGCTACCCCGTCCTCGTGCACATCTACGGCGAGCCAGCCGGGATGACCGCTGCCGATCGTTGGGGAGGGAACACGGCGCTCTTCCACCGCCTGATCGCCGACCAGGGGTACCTCGTGATGTCGTTCGACACGCGCGGAACGCCGTCACCCAAGGGGCGCGCGTGGCGCAAGGGGATCTACGGCGCAGTGGGGGCGACGACGGCCGCCGAGCAGGCCGGTGCGCTGCGCGCGTACGCGGCGATGCACGCCTTCGTCGACACGAGCCGCGTGGCGATCTGGGGGTGGAGCGGGGGCGGGACCAACACGCTCAACGCCATGTTCCGCGAGCCCGACGTCTTCAAGGTCGGGATGTCGGTGGCGCCGGTCCCGGACCAACGCCTCTACGACACGATCTACCAGGAGCGCTACATGGGGCTCCCGCAGGATAACGTTGCCGGCTACCAGCTTGGCTCGGCGATCAACCACGCCGAGGGGCTGAAGGGCAAGCTCCTCATCGTGCATGGGAGCGGGGACGACAACGTCCATTATCAG